In Procambarus clarkii isolate CNS0578487 chromosome 13, FALCON_Pclarkii_2.0, whole genome shotgun sequence, the following are encoded in one genomic region:
- the LOC138364226 gene encoding zinc finger protein 85-like, which translates to MKTHQCPECGKRFSQLGNMKRHILVHSGDKPHKCPECGKRFSQLGHVKTHILVHSGDKPHKCPECGKRFSQLGNVKAHILVHSGDKPHKCPECGKRFSHLASVKTHMLVHSGEKPHKCPECGKRFSQRHHVKVHMSVHSCDKLHKCPECEKRFSHLASVKAHMSVHSCDKPHKCPECEKRFSQLCLVKRHMLVHVDERRFECAECSKKFKNRKAIIQHMLVHVDERCFECAECGKKFKDRSTIIRHMLVHSDDKSHECSECGKRFKWPESMKRHVCTFGWQTSQLSRVQEEIQFPSKCEEAQSNSFRW; encoded by the coding sequence ATGAAaactcaccagtgtccagagtgtgggaagagattcagccagcttggaaatatgaagagacACATATTAGTGCAttctggtgacaaacctcataagtgtccagagtgtgggaagagattcagtcagcttggacatgtgaagactcacatattagtgcattctggtgacaaacctcataagtgtccagagtgtgggaagagattcagtcagcttggaaatGTGAAGGCTCACATATTAGTGCAttctggtgacaaacctcataagtgtccagagtgtgggaagagattcagtcatcttgcaagtgtgaagactcacatgttagtgcattcaggtgagaaacctcacaagtgtccagagtgtgggaagagattcagtcagcgtcaTCATGTGAAGGTTCATATGTCAGTGCATTCATGTGACAAACTtcacaagtgtccagagtgtgagaagagattcagtcacCTTGCAAGTGTGAAGGCTCACATGTCAGTGCATTCATGTgacaaacctcacaagtgtccagagtgtgaaaagagattcagtcagctttGTCTTGTGAAGAGACACATGTTAGTGCATGTGGATGAAAGACGTTTTGAATGTGCTGAATGTAGCAAAAAATTTAAAAACCGTAAAgctataatacagcacatgttagtgcatgtgGATGAAAGATGTtttgaatgtgctgagtgtggcaaaaaatttaaagaCCGTAGTACTATAAtacggcacatgttagtgcattcagatgaCAAATCTCATGAGtgttcagagtgtgggaagagattcaaatggCCTGAAAGTATGAAAAGACACGTTTGTACATTTGGGTGGCAAACCTCACAGTTGTCCAGAGtgcaggaagagattcagttcCCTTCGAAATGTGAAGAGGCACAAAGCAATTCATTCAGGTGGTAA